TCGTGCGCGTAATACCCGTGCAGCCGGTGTTGTGTCCGAAAACATAGGTCGTAACGACTTCACCGCTCAGACCGTTGGCGAAGCTGAACTTCGCAGGCGTCAGCGTCAGTGTGGAGGCCTCGTCCGTACGCTCAAGCTTGGCAACCTTCGTGCGGACGCCTGCCAGGTCGATGCTCTCGTCCCCGTGCCCGATGAGGCATGAGGTGCGGGAGCCATCCTCGTAGTGGTGGGCGAAACCGGTGCGCTGCTGCGACTGGATCAGGTACGGATATGAGCCAATCTCGCGGTTGGGAGTATCCGGCCCGGTCTCGACCGCGTGGCGGCCAGCGTAGCTACGCATATCCCCGATCGAGCCCCCCTGGGCCGTATCGACCAGCATGCGCTGCTCGCCGTCGAGATACCAGAAGTAGTGCTTACCGGAGCCGTAGAGCATTTCCTTGGCGTGGTAGACCTCGGGCTCGCCGTACTGGCGGTTTTCCCGGAACCAGCGACCGTACTCGCTCAGGTACATATCCTGAGCCGCGCCCTGCTCGCGCAGCTCCACCAGATAGCGCAGCATGGTGCGGTACAGGTGCCAGCAAACTTCGGGCGGGTACTCGCTGTTGTGGTTCCACGTCAGCCAGTTTACCCCGACAAAGGTATTCAGGTACGAAGGCCGTCCGTTGAACTCCTCCTGCATGCGATACTGGTCGATGAGGTTCAGGTCGTACGGGTTAAACGAGGCCTCATTACCCATGCCGCGAACAACGTTCGGCGGATGGCTGGCCCAGAAGTCATTGCGCCCTTCGTAGGAGAGGCTCATGTCGCGCACCAGGTGCGGTACGGCGACCACACCCGCGCTGTCCTCCTCGGAGACTGCGGGGCGCAGGCTGTGGCTCTTGCTCGGGAACCAGGGGCCCCAGGGCATCCCCTCGTTAAAGAGGTACCAGCTGTGGTTACAGCCATGAAAGACGCGAACGCCCTCCTCGAAGCAACCGCCGATGACGGTCTCACACTCGGGGCAGAGCTCCTTTAGGATAGCCAGTGAAGAGCTGTCGAAGTGGTAGCTGCCCACGGCAGTCGGCGCCTTACCAAAGACGGCCTTGAAGCGGGTGAGGATCTTGTCCAGGACTTCGCGTTTCTTCGCCTTGTTAAACAGCCAGATGGCGTGGAGGTTACCCACCAGTTTATCCATATCCGGACCATCCAGGTCATGCAGCGCGAGCCCGATCTCGTCGCCATACTCCTTGGCGTCGTCCATCAAGACCTTGAGCATCGCCTCGTCAAAGAGGTCCTTGTAGTGGACGAAGACCGTGGTCTTGATGCCCATCTCGTGGACCGTCTGCTGCTGCTCGCGAAAGACGGAGTATTTGGCACCCTGTGCGGTGCGGTGCATGATATTATATAACATACGTATATTCCTCTACCTCTTGGCTATCGTTCTGATGATGGTCACCACGCACGGGTGACATTCACGTATAAAAGTTCTCACTCTTGGTCTGCGCACACGAAACCATGCGCGACGCTCCCTGACCGCCTCTTATGGCTGCGGCTCGCTGATGACCTCCTCATAGACCTCGGCGTACCGGCGGCCGAACTCGCGCTGCGACTCGGCGTTAAAGTGAATCATGTCGGGGTTGCTGGTCAGCCCGTCGCTGGGGACGAACCCCACATAGGGCAGCTCCCTGGCGATCTCCTGCTGAGCCTGATCGACCTTGCGGCGGCTACTGTTCCAGTGCTTGCCGGGATACTGGCCGAGCTGCCCGATGATGATGGGCAGGTCCGGGTCGTTGAACTCCGTGCGAAATCGTTTGATCAGCTCGATGAGCCGCTCCTTGTACATCTCTGCGTTGGGCTCCTTGCTGTCTGACTCACCCTGGTGCCAGAGCACGCCCATCAGCGTACCGTCCTGCATCGCACGGCGCGTACGCTCCAGCGCATCGTCGTAGGGGTGGCTGCGTGTCTGATCATGATAGCCGCCGGGCACCCATGTCGTGATGGATGAGCCCCCACAGGCGGTAGGGATAAGGCCGATGACCACGGTGTCGTCCTCCTCGGTCAGAGCCTCGGCAAAGGACCGCCCCGGCCCGACACCGGCAGCCTTCTTATCATAATGGACCGGATCAACCGCCGGTACCCACCGGCCCTCGCGGTTAAGCATCAGCACGCGCGGATTCGGCTCATTATCCTGAGGGTCCACGAAGCCGCGGCCCGCCATGTTGGACTGCCCCGCCAGCAGAAACAAATGGAAGTGCTCCTTGTCCGGGATAGCCACTTCGCCGCCGTTCGCGCAGGCAGTCGTTACGCCGAGAAACGGCAGGGTAAAGCTCAGGGTACAAAACAGCCTAAGGCTGCGTAGAAAACTTACTTTCATAGAAACCATCTATAACTTAGTCGTATCGGATTTCTCTGGTTGAGATCAATCACGCTGCCGATCAATACGTATTAAAGGACGGATTTCCCCGATGCCTCTGCGAACAACCAGAGAGGAAAATATTCAATCTCAATTTCACTACTAACAAGGTGATATAATAATTTATACCTCGTCATTCGACCCTTGCCTCTATTGAAGGTTTTAAGGTGAAGAGCCCCTCGTCATACTTGCCCTGTATTTTTTCTGCATGCTTGCTGATCGGTCTATTCACGCTCAAGCACTTCTTCCCCGAGATAGCCTCGGATGGCTTTGTGCTGCCGGGAGGAAAACTAGCGGCATGGATGCTGGGGGCCGCCCCTGCGACCTGGGATGGTGCCAGTGTCAGCTTCTATGTGCAGGGGCTTCTGGTGCAGGTGACTTCAGCCTGTAGCGGGTATGGGTTTTTCTGCATTCTATCTGCCTGGGTGGGCTATCAGCTCGGCTCAAAAGGCTTGCGATTCGTACTTCTGCTTCTGCCCGCGTGCTGGCCACTCGCGGTCTGCATTAACGCACTGCGCGTAACAGCTTCGGTTCATACGCGCCAACTGGCCGCCGAGTTTCTGCCCGACACGTACTTCAATGTCGTCCATCAGGCCACGGGGATGCTTGTTTTCCTTACGTTTCTGATCCTCGTGTCCATCATCATTCAAATCGTTGCCCGTCATGTCTCAGCCTCAGCCCCCGCAAAAACACTCCCTACTGCCTGATGCCCTCCGCCGCCCCCACATGCTGCTGTGGATTTGGGCGCTGCCCATGGGCATTCTCCTGTTGCTCAATTACCGGTCGTGGTGGGTGGTCGAGGGAGAGATGTCCCCCGAGCAGCAACATCTGGCACTCCTGTGGGGCGGACTCAACCTCTGCAACCTCCTCGCGGCTCTGGCCACATACGCCATCCTGAAGTGGAAGCGTGCCACATCTAACTGGCTCATCGGCACCATCCAACTCATCCTGCAATGCGGGTTCCTGTGGTTCGCGACCATACAGGCGAGTGAGGTACTGCCAGCGAGCGTCACCACATGGATTCTCCCCCCAGAGCATGTGGTCTTTAACCATTGGACATGGGTGATGCCGTCCGCATTCTTCGGGGTAGTGCTCCTGGCTGGATTCCCTCTCCGATACAGCCTCAGAAGCGAGACAGGGCTGTCAATCCTGGCAGTCGTTGCGGGACCGGTGTTGTTTTACGCCGTCATAAACCTTTCCATGTTTTTTTCAATAGCGGCTCCTGTCGCATTGGTTACGGCGCTAGCTATCCTGCTCACGACCATATCCAGCTTGTTGCTTGGGTTGGGGCTAGTCCGACTGCTGCTGATTCGGCTATCGTGCCTCCTGAAGAGAAAAGCCAGGGCCATGAATGTGCTGGTCGTGCTCTTTGCTCTGGTGCTGCCTCTGGGGGGGCTTCTGCTAAACCGCTCAATCCCTTTCCCAGCCGATTACCAAAGCATATGGGTCTACGTGCTGACGGTCCTCAATGCCATCGTCCTGAGCGTACCTGCCAGCCGCTCACCGTGGGTTAACGCTGCCCTCCTGCTGCTGCGCAGTCTGCTATTTCCTTTTACCCTCTACTTCTTCCTCGTTTTCCTCCCCTACCTTCCTCTTGCCATTCCGGCGATTATAGCCGTGGCGACGGGTTTCCTCATCCTTGCGCCGACCGTCCTGTTCATCGTTCATGTACTGCGCCTGCGTGACGTGTGGACCGGTGAGCTGCCCTTCGGGCGAGCTACGGCATTCGGGCTGAGTTTGCTGGCCTTTGCGGTACTGCCCGGCTTCATCACGCTGCAATCGCTCTATCTCGGCCACCAGCTCAGAAACGGACTCAATTGGGTATATGCCCCCGATGCCACTTCGCAGGCTGCTTTCGATGGGAATCCCGAGGCCGTCACGGAGGCGTGCCTGTGGTTACATGATTACAAAAGCGATCGCTTTCTACCCTACCTGACGCCTTACCGCGAGTGGCTCATGTTCGACGGCTTTGTGCTCCCGGACGACAAACTGACCCACGTCTACGAGGCTTTCAGCGGTAAGCCCCTCGATTTTGACGAAACAAACCTGAGGTCCAGCTTCGGCTTCTTCAGCATGCAGCGCAGTAACCGTGATCGCAACCGCAACCGTAGCCGTAACCGTCTGTTACGGGCGGCGTCTCCACCCGCTCGTCACGTCAATCTGGAGATGCTGTCCTCAAGCGTATCTGTCGATGCCGACGCGATTACCCGCAGCACCCTCAAGCTCGACCTCAAGGCTGAGGACACGCACGCTCAGCTCGAATACCAGTGCAACTTCACGCTCCCAGCAGGCGCGGTCGTCAGCGGCTTCTGGCTGCATATCGGCGATGAGCGTGTGCCGGGGCGGATTTTTGAGAAGAAGACAGCCCTGTGGGTCTACCAGATGATCCGCGACAGCCGCCGGGACCCCGGGCTGCTCTACTATACAGGCCCGCATGAACTGACGCTCCACGTCTTTCCCTTTAACTCCGGCGAGACACGTACCGTGGAGCTGGAGCTGATGTACCCTGAGGGCTTGGTGCGCACCGTCGAAATCGACGGAATAACCGCGCAACTGGGGAATATTGAACACGTCGCAGTGTCCTCATCAAACGCCGATTCCGTGGTTCTAAACAAGCCTGCGCTCGACGGCTTACCCCTTATTCAGCGTAAGCCGTACTGGCATTTCATCATCGATCACTCCACACAAGCCCTTCCGCCGGAAACAACGCTGGAGTGCATCCAGTCCGTACTCGAGAGCCATCCCTCCGTCACCGAAATGCGGGCCACCCTGGTAAACTTTGAGAGCGGGCAAAGCTATGACAATCTGGATGATCTTAAGAGAGCCCTCATGGAGAATAAGCTGACCGCCAGGGGCGGTTTCCTGCCCGATCGCGCAATCATGCAGGCTTTAACTGCCTATGCGAACGAAACCCTGCGCACCGATGCCGACTACGACACATACCCGGTTTTCGTGATCATCTCCGATCAATCCATAAAGCCATGGGAGCTCGACCTCAGCCCCCTCGCAGGCTGGGTCCCTGAAACGCCCGGCGTAGCGGTCACCGGCCCCGGTGAAGCATCGGGCATCGACTGGCAGGGGAACCCGATGGAGGCGCTTGCCCCCACTCCGGTACTCCCGGTAAGCATGCTCGCGAAAGGCGACTCTGTCCGGCCTCTGCCTGGCGGGGCCTGGAGCGCGGTAGCCACTTTTACGCCTGAGAGTCGCGGGCAGGAGCTACGTTTCCTGGAGTCCGAAGGGCGTACCTTTGTGCCGCTCGATCAACTCACTGAATTGTCCTTAGAGAATCCCTATATCAAAGCGACGAACCTCCAATCGGCTTCGCTCGCAGCCGAGCAAAACCCTGCCAGACTCACAGGGGCCCTGCCTGAGCTCGTTAGTACCAGTAAGGCACAGGGCATCTTGATCCCCCAAACCAGCTATATCGTAGTGGAGAACTCCGCACAGTGGCGGATGCTGGAAAAAACAGAAAAGGAAAAACTGGACGCAAATCCGAATCTGGAACTGGTGGAAACTCCTGAGCCTGCCATCTGGCTGCTCGGCATCTCATTGTTTGCTTTCGAGGCAGTACGACGCAGGATCATCGCGTCATCGCGGACGAAGCAGCCTGAATGACGCATGAGGGCTTCGAGACGGAGTTATTTCTAAAGTCTAGTCGTCCCTAGATTAGGGTATTGACTTCCCGGCATGGGGCATCGCCTATAAAGGCAAAACTAATCATGCCCATTAGTAACACGCTCTCTCTCGTGGCAACTCTCGCCTGGCTTATCCCGGCAGTTGCGGTTTTCGCTCAAAAGGTTGACTGGAGCAATGCTCCCGTGAACCCGATTCCGGTCAAATACAAGGCTGAGCACTTTAACCTGAAAGGACCGGTTTTCTCTGCGGACAAGAGGGTCTTCGATGAGGACGGCCTGCTCATCAAGGAAAGCAGCTACGTGTATTACGAGGACGGGCTCCCCACCGGCAAAGGCTCCGTTATCTGGGAGACGGATGTCGAGGGAAACGTGACCCGTGAGTCCTACTCTTCTGGCCTCGACACAGACTACACCTACAGCAATGGCCGACTCGTCAAAGAATCCACGAAATACAAAGAGAAAGAAAGTGAGAAGACCTACGATTATGACAATGCCGGGCGCCTCTCTCGAGTGGACAGCCATGATGGTGATAAAACGGAAACCACCACCTATACCTACACCGTAGACGGTGACAGTGTCCATGTCACCGAGACCATCCAGCGAGGCACAGCTCCGGCCAAGCGCAATTTCCTGACCTACAAGGACGGCCACCTGACGGCTTCACGCACAGAGGGCGACGCCATCGAGCTGAAGATCGAGTACGAGTTCGATCAGTACGGAAATCCCGTCAAGTGGATCCATACGCAGAACAACGGCGTCCGTGACGAATTTTCCACCTACTACCAGTACTACCCGGATCTGCAGCAGCGCAACCAGCTCAGCTACGGCGCGATCCGCAAGGACAGCGTTACCCCCGTCTCCGTATTCCGTAACGGCCAGATTGCCGAGGATGTCGTCTTTGGCGCTCGCTCGGATAAGAACGAGATTCTTGTCTACGATGATTTCGAGAAAAGCTACTACCTCGTACCGACTGGCTCTGACCTCAAGCCGGGCCAGAGACTCCCGGTAACGGAGCTGATCATGAAAGGCACCGACAGCATTGCCTTTTTAAACGGCTCAAACATCGAGCCTTATTACGCAGGACGATCGGTCTTTAAAGGCTCAAAGAACAAAGCAGTCATGACCGCGAACGGCGGCATCCTCACCTACTCCGTGAACCAAACCTTCTTCAATAAGTACTCACTCTATTTTGACATGGAGCCGGGCCAGAAGGTACTGCCAGGGCGTTTACTCGAGACCTCGAGACAACTGCACGGCAGGCACCTGTTCTACGTCGTCGGAGACAAGGGCGAGCTGGAACTCTTTCGCTTCGGCGAGCGCATCGAGAACCCGATTGGTTTGAAAAAGGGCAAAGTAAACGACACCGACCTCCTCCTCTATAACAACAGCGGTGATCCTTATGCCTTTGACTATGTGCTCCCCAACGCGCTGTCCAAGCCAGCTCCCGGCATCTATCCTGCCCGCTATTTCAATAGTGAAAAGGAAAGCGTGGAGCCTCTGCCGGACGATTTTCAACTGGACCTCCAGCCACCTGCAGCCGCGAGCGTCGGCACCCGTGAGACTGTCCCCGGCTATAGCGAGCAGGATGTGGCCGCGCTCTACTCGATCACGGCCGAGGAGAAGTCCTCCTATGTGCGCCCCTATGTCAACCTGACGGACGCGCCCGTCAATCCGCTTCCCTACGTCGGCAGTCTCTACGACCTCAACTGGGACGGCGACATCGCCTACCTCCACCACAACGATCAGAGTATGTACTTTGACGAGGACGGAACGCGCTATGATCCCACCCACAACTACTTCACCGACGAGGAAACAGCCCTCCGCGAAA
This genomic interval from Ruficoccus sp. ZRK36 contains the following:
- a CDS encoding sialate O-acetylesterase, which produces MKVSFLRSLRLFCTLSFTLPFLGVTTACANGGEVAIPDKEHFHLFLLAGQSNMAGRGFVDPQDNEPNPRVLMLNREGRWVPAVDPVHYDKKAAGVGPGRSFAEALTEEDDTVVIGLIPTACGGSSITTWVPGGYHDQTRSHPYDDALERTRRAMQDGTLMGVLWHQGESDSKEPNAEMYKERLIELIKRFRTEFNDPDLPIIIGQLGQYPGKHWNSSRRKVDQAQQEIARELPYVGFVPSDGLTSNPDMIHFNAESQREFGRRYAEVYEEVISEPQP
- a CDS encoding archaeosortase/exosortase family protein; translated protein: MLIGLFTLKHFFPEIASDGFVLPGGKLAAWMLGAAPATWDGASVSFYVQGLLVQVTSACSGYGFFCILSAWVGYQLGSKGLRFVLLLLPACWPLAVCINALRVTASVHTRQLAAEFLPDTYFNVVHQATGMLVFLTFLILVSIIIQIVARHVSASAPAKTLPTA
- a CDS encoding MSEP-CTERM sorting domain-containing protein; this encodes MLLWIWALPMGILLLLNYRSWWVVEGEMSPEQQHLALLWGGLNLCNLLAALATYAILKWKRATSNWLIGTIQLILQCGFLWFATIQASEVLPASVTTWILPPEHVVFNHWTWVMPSAFFGVVLLAGFPLRYSLRSETGLSILAVVAGPVLFYAVINLSMFFSIAAPVALVTALAILLTTISSLLLGLGLVRLLLIRLSCLLKRKARAMNVLVVLFALVLPLGGLLLNRSIPFPADYQSIWVYVLTVLNAIVLSVPASRSPWVNAALLLLRSLLFPFTLYFFLVFLPYLPLAIPAIIAVATGFLILAPTVLFIVHVLRLRDVWTGELPFGRATAFGLSLLAFAVLPGFITLQSLYLGHQLRNGLNWVYAPDATSQAAFDGNPEAVTEACLWLHDYKSDRFLPYLTPYREWLMFDGFVLPDDKLTHVYEAFSGKPLDFDETNLRSSFGFFSMQRSNRDRNRNRSRNRLLRAASPPARHVNLEMLSSSVSVDADAITRSTLKLDLKAEDTHAQLEYQCNFTLPAGAVVSGFWLHIGDERVPGRIFEKKTALWVYQMIRDSRRDPGLLYYTGPHELTLHVFPFNSGETRTVELELMYPEGLVRTVEIDGITAQLGNIEHVAVSSSNADSVVLNKPALDGLPLIQRKPYWHFIIDHSTQALPPETTLECIQSVLESHPSVTEMRATLVNFESGQSYDNLDDLKRALMENKLTARGGFLPDRAIMQALTAYANETLRTDADYDTYPVFVIISDQSIKPWELDLSPLAGWVPETPGVAVTGPGEASGIDWQGNPMEALAPTPVLPVSMLAKGDSVRPLPGGAWSAVATFTPESRGQELRFLESEGRTFVPLDQLTELSLENPYIKATNLQSASLAAEQNPARLTGALPELVSTSKAQGILIPQTSYIVVENSAQWRMLEKTEKEKLDANPNLELVETPEPAIWLLGISLFAFEAVRRRIIASSRTKQPE